A portion of the Terriglobia bacterium genome contains these proteins:
- a CDS encoding DUF4393 domain-containing protein: MGKIDKALVRILQNLAGPAAGEVTDMIGDESRPLRAERQLKLIRKTARMIEEGGYEACTIPENILLAVLDHASGEDNEKLHTVWAALLANAARLDDRPKITPLFVEILRQLSPSETTFLISLHDFVEREYGIDKDILELPAAQSIALGTDVDLLIKYLRLGLGRPKETREQALINIPGDLRDFMVILDNLERLNLLSYRLDMEAPGWGLPTDVKGIDPVRIYHLTMLGYQFIRACRLPS; the protein is encoded by the coding sequence TTGGGCAAGATCGACAAAGCTCTCGTCCGGATCTTACAGAATCTGGCGGGGCCGGCCGCGGGGGAAGTGACCGACATGATCGGCGATGAATCGCGCCCCCTCAGGGCCGAGCGTCAGTTGAAGCTGATCAGGAAGACTGCTCGGATGATCGAAGAGGGGGGCTATGAAGCCTGCACCATACCTGAAAATATCCTGCTGGCGGTGCTCGACCATGCCTCTGGCGAGGATAACGAAAAGCTGCACACGGTCTGGGCGGCCCTCCTGGCGAACGCTGCCAGACTGGATGATCGGCCAAAAATCACCCCGCTCTTCGTCGAGATTCTCAGGCAACTCTCGCCGTCTGAAACGACATTTCTGATCAGTCTGCATGACTTCGTCGAGCGGGAATACGGAATCGATAAAGACATCCTGGAGTTGCCGGCGGCCCAGAGTATCGCTCTTGGAACTGACGTGGACCTGCTGATCAAATACCTGCGACTCGGCCTCGGACGACCCAAGGAGACGCGGGAGCAGGCGCTCATCAATATTCCGGGTGACTTGAGGGATTTCATGGTCATCCTCGACAACCTGGAGAGACTGAATCTCCTTTCATATCGCCTCGACATGGAAGCCCCCGGGTGGGGACTGCCTACGGATGTAAAAGGCATCGATCCGGTTCGGATATACCATCTCACCATGCTTGGCTATCAGTTCATTCGCGCTTGCCGATTGCCCTCATGA
- a CDS encoding transcriptional repressor, whose protein sequence is MPREEIFGLLMQSQQHLSAKEVYALLQPSNRDIGIATVYRTLDLLDKAGLLRKLQCRDGQLRYEYKRGDQSDHHHHLICTDCGKILNYRDFEKEELDLVRKTEEIMERKYGFLVRDHNIEFLGLCRECRPGGARFLAKQAMQ, encoded by the coding sequence ATGCCCAGGGAAGAGATCTTTGGCCTCCTCATGCAGAGCCAGCAGCATTTGAGTGCAAAGGAGGTTTACGCACTGCTTCAGCCCTCGAACCGCGACATCGGAATCGCGACGGTCTATCGGACGCTCGACCTTTTGGATAAGGCCGGGCTGCTTCGCAAACTCCAATGCCGGGACGGCCAGCTGCGGTACGAGTACAAAAGAGGCGACCAGTCCGATCACCACCACCATCTTATCTGCACGGATTGCGGGAAAATCCTGAACTATCGGGATTTTGAGAAAGAGGAGCTCGATCTGGTTAGAAAAACCGAGGAAATCATGGAGAGGAAGTATGGATTCCTCGTCAGGGACCACAATATCGAATTTCTTGGGCTCTGCAGGGAATGCCGGCCGGGAGGGGCAAGATTCCTGGCCAAGCAAGCCATGCAGTGA
- a CDS encoding dinitrogenase iron-molybdenum cofactor, which yields MRIAIATDQDFVSSDFCCCPACTIVDIENGKIKETFIIPNPGCKHEYWAELFCRNSIKHLIVGNIGTPAKSVLSWWGIEVMAGVEGPIDDVVRRFVLGELQSRTKSARKNCESVTAMA from the coding sequence ATGAGAATCGCCATCGCTACGGATCAGGATTTCGTATCATCAGATTTCTGCTGTTGTCCGGCCTGCACGATCGTGGACATCGAGAACGGGAAAATCAAGGAGACATTCATCATTCCGAATCCCGGCTGCAAGCACGAATATTGGGCTGAACTCTTTTGCCGGAACTCGATCAAGCACCTGATTGTCGGAAATATCGGAACGCCCGCGAAGTCCGTGCTGAGCTGGTGGGGGATCGAGGTCATGGCCGGCGTCGAGGGCCCCATCGACGATGTCGTCCGTCGATTCGTGCTGGGAGAACTGCAGTCCAGGACGAAATCCGCCCGTAAAAACTGCGAATCCGTTACGGCTATGGCCTGA
- a CDS encoding aminotransferase class V-fold PLP-dependent enzyme yields the protein MEKLIFLDNAATSYPKPESVYLFMDQFYRRAGVNPGRSGYDLCMEAGELLDNTRRLLTRFFSGGDYNRLCFTYNATDALNLIIFGMLAEGSHAITTTLEHNSVLRPLYHLWKYGGVEVDYVPFDGSGFVDPCEIRRRFRPETRLVIVNHGSNVIGTVQPIREIGRHCREHGIPFAVDASQTAGHLAIDVRNDNVDVLAFTGHKSLLGPTGIGGVYIGEGINIRQTRAGGTGVRSAERLHLEDYPFRLEYGTPNILGAAGLHAGVSWIQEKGIGTLHKQEMALAARLREGLAEIEGVTLYCQDSLTNHLSVMSFNIEGLEAGDAGTMLDVDYDIACRTGLHCAPLVHEQLGTAKIKGSVRFGIGPFNTEDHILTAVNAVSEIASMRLGKRRSRTAVPGAFQPAGSTLA from the coding sequence ATGGAAAAACTGATCTTCCTGGACAATGCCGCGACTTCCTATCCGAAACCGGAGTCTGTTTATCTTTTTATGGACCAGTTCTATCGCCGTGCCGGCGTCAATCCGGGACGCTCCGGCTATGACTTGTGCATGGAGGCGGGAGAGTTGCTGGATAACACAAGAAGGCTGCTGACCCGGTTCTTCAGCGGCGGCGACTATAACAGGCTCTGCTTTACCTATAACGCTACCGATGCGCTCAACCTCATCATCTTCGGCATGCTGGCCGAGGGCAGCCACGCCATCACGACGACGCTCGAACACAATTCCGTGCTGCGTCCGCTGTATCACCTGTGGAAATATGGTGGTGTCGAGGTGGACTACGTTCCCTTCGACGGCTCCGGATTCGTCGACCCCTGCGAGATCCGTCGCCGCTTCCGTCCCGAAACTCGTCTGGTGATCGTCAACCACGGATCCAATGTCATCGGGACGGTCCAGCCGATCCGGGAGATTGGACGTCATTGCCGCGAACACGGCATACCCTTCGCCGTCGATGCCTCTCAGACTGCTGGCCATCTGGCAATCGACGTGCGCAATGACAACGTGGATGTGCTTGCCTTTACCGGCCACAAATCCTTGCTCGGGCCCACAGGAATCGGAGGGGTGTACATCGGGGAAGGAATCAATATCCGGCAGACACGCGCCGGCGGGACAGGGGTACGCTCGGCGGAGCGTCTGCACCTTGAAGACTATCCCTTTCGTCTCGAGTACGGCACCCCGAACATATTGGGAGCGGCCGGACTTCATGCAGGCGTGAGTTGGATTCAGGAGAAGGGAATTGGAACGCTACACAAGCAGGAAATGGCACTGGCCGCGCGTTTGAGGGAAGGCCTGGCAGAGATCGAAGGAGTCACCCTTTACTGCCAGGACAGCCTCACGAACCATCTATCCGTCATGAGCTTCAATATCGAAGGGCTGGAAGCAGGAGATGCAGGAACCATGCTCGATGTTGATTACGACATCGCCTGCCGCACGGGCCTTCACTGTGCTCCTCTGGTGCATGAGCAGCTGGGTACGGCCAAAATCAAGGGATCGGTGCGTTTCGGCATTGGCCCCTTCAACACCGAAGACCATATTCTGACGGCCGTGAACGCCGTATCAGAAATCGCCTCCATGAGACTCGGCAAGCGGAGATCCCGCACGGCAGTGCCAGGGGCATTTCAGCCGGCCGGAAGTACACTCGCCTGA
- a CDS encoding DUF1566 domain-containing protein — protein sequence MNKTTVLFLLLGLTVSTMMFADQRDRYNDKQLIIISAEVLDYGHTPYALQIRGRYFGTYKPIVTWASVPVTVAEFKTLPDDWQVITVLLPTYKPAGTNPAPGSYLLQVTRTNRQGKAAEENGSSDVFDVTIGAVVPQGPVGTGGPVGATGPQGPAGPAGPAGPAGPAGPQGVKGDTGATGPQGLAGPAGPQGAKGDTGATGPQGLAGPAGPQGAKGDTGATGPQGLAGPAGPQGAKGDTGATGPQGLAGPAGPQGAKGDTGATGPQGLAGPAGPQGAKGDTGATGPQGSAGPAGPQGAKGDTGATGPQGSAGPAGSAGPAGPQGPKGDTGTTGSQGPAGPAGPAGPAGPQGPAGSGSSPAAGRCYDNTNRFVDCGNGTVTDTQTGLIWLKNPGCFPAMDFAAANNAAASLHSGQCGLTDGSAAGSWRLPTQNEWAAILKATCYGPGIATIPERTGVGCFDTSVADPWADGVQVNIYWSSAAYADVFGAAWFATLYWGYVDYTGKINTFLVWPVRGGQ from the coding sequence ATGAATAAGACAACGGTGTTATTTCTGCTATTGGGTTTGACGGTCTCGACGATGATGTTCGCCGATCAGAGGGATCGTTACAACGACAAGCAGTTGATCATCATCTCGGCCGAAGTCCTGGATTATGGCCACACCCCCTATGCGCTGCAGATCAGGGGTCGATATTTTGGCACTTACAAGCCAATTGTGACGTGGGCTTCAGTGCCGGTCACCGTCGCTGAATTTAAAACATTACCGGACGATTGGCAGGTCATCACCGTACTGCTTCCCACCTACAAGCCGGCAGGAACAAATCCGGCGCCGGGCAGCTACCTGCTCCAGGTGACGCGCACCAACAGGCAGGGAAAGGCCGCGGAGGAGAATGGCAGTTCCGATGTGTTTGATGTGACCATCGGGGCTGTCGTGCCGCAGGGGCCTGTGGGTACCGGTGGGCCAGTTGGAGCCACAGGTCCGCAAGGACCGGCTGGACCGGCAGGACCCGCTGGACCCGCTGGACCGGCAGGACCTCAAGGGGTAAAGGGAGATACGGGAGCCACGGGTCCCCAGGGACTGGCAGGGCCTGCTGGGCCTCAGGGAGCAAAGGGAGATACGGGTGCCACAGGTCCCCAGGGACTGGCAGGGCCTGCTGGGCCTCAAGGGGCGAAAGGAGATACCGGAGCCACGGGTCCCCAGGGACTGGCAGGGCCTGCTGGGCCTCAGGGAGCAAAGGGAGATACGGGAGCCACAGGTCCCCAGGGACTGGCAGGGCCTGCTGGGCCTCAAGGGGCGAAGGGAGATACGGGAGCCACAGGTCCCCAGGGACTGGCAGGGCCAGCTGGGCCTCAAGGGGCGAAGGGAGATACAGGAGCCACAGGTCCCCAGGGATCGGCGGGGCCAGCTGGGCCTCAAGGGGCGAAGGGAGATACAGGAGCCACAGGTCCCCAGGGATCGGCGGGGCCAGCTGGGTCGGCTGGACCGGCGGGGCCTCAAGGTCCAAAGGGAGACACGGGAACCACAGGTTCGCAGGGACCGGCAGGACCCGCTGGACCGGCAGGACCTGCTGGACCGCAGGGCCCGGCGGGATCAGGAAGTTCGCCAGCCGCCGGTCGATGTTACGACAACACCAATCGATTCGTGGACTGCGGCAACGGTACGGTGACCGACACGCAGACGGGATTGATCTGGTTGAAGAACCCGGGGTGCTTCCCCGCCATGGACTTTGCAGCAGCAAACAACGCGGCGGCGAGTCTGCACAGCGGCCAGTGCGGCCTGACGGATGGTTCGGCAGCGGGTAGTTGGCGCTTGCCGACACAGAACGAGTGGGCGGCGATTCTGAAAGCGACCTGCTATGGACCTGGAATCGCGACGATTCCCGAAAGGACCGGAGTCGGCTGCTTCGATACATCCGTAGCAGACCCGTGGGCCGATGGTGTGCAGGTGAACATCTACTGGTCGTCTGCTGCCTACGCGGACGTTTTCGGCGCCGCCTGGTTCGCGACCCTCTATTGGGGTTATGTCGACTACACCGGCAAGATCAACACGTTCCTCGTGTGGCCGGTGCGTGGTGGGCAATAG
- a CDS encoding VOC family protein, producing MDEFRLKTKDSRATRRRLSQDSVESESSHTVQHAEAKIGDSIIMMGEAQGEWKPKPATLYVYVDDVDAVYRRALQAGATSLREPANQFYGDRSGGVQDESGNQWWIATHIEHVTPEEMARRAQAAGH from the coding sequence ATGGATGAGTTTCGTCTGAAAACGAAGGATTCTCGGGCGACTCGCCGGAGGCTTTCCCAGGATTCCGTAGAAAGCGAATCAAGCCACACGGTGCAACACGCAGAAGCCAAAATCGGCGACTCGATCATCATGATGGGGGAGGCTCAGGGGGAGTGGAAGCCCAAGCCGGCCACGCTCTATGTCTATGTCGACGACGTGGATGCGGTTTACCGGCGCGCGCTCCAGGCTGGTGCCACCTCCCTGCGAGAACCGGCCAACCAGTTCTACGGAGACCGCAGCGGAGGAGTCCAGGACGAGTCCGGAAACCAGTGGTGGATCGCGACCCACATCGAACACGTAACGCCCGAAGAAATGGCGAGGCGTGCCCAGGCCGCGGGTCACTGA
- a CDS encoding SGNH/GDSL hydrolase family protein, with protein sequence MKLIRRAFLKSCLAGICTVLAISGWSTSQEKSSGSCAVRVLFIGNSYTYFNNVPEILTRMAESGRQQTVETRMVAPGGWRLKDHWEKGEALKALHESKWDYVVLQEQSTLGVNYFVEGRPRIAGDEIFRPYAKKWAAEVRKTGAIPLFYLTWARKATPEDQGALNYAYMRAARENRAQVAPVGIAWASVRRRQPSLELFYVDGSHPSPAGSYLAGCVLYSAIFRRSPAGLPGKISGVPVNLQTALAEPQKIAVLADLPPEQAQLLQAAAWEVWQQVEKNGGYFDVSPAPVPGIAPVPRDVPLAITSLEGMWAGNLLLYPPPLSPAEMTLQFHLEGKTWKGRLDLKFHSKDQRDTPLGLADLRITKTGISFSCTNAPQNLKIRFMGVSGEPGELRGTAEASPDNPNSAVRLVGSWLLHKESGPRNRSGIFPQRPAIVPCADRLWSWIWSLTGVDFFERMRTPPGQYARV encoded by the coding sequence ATGAAACTGATCCGCAGAGCATTTCTGAAATCATGCCTTGCCGGTATCTGCACGGTCCTGGCAATTTCGGGCTGGAGCACCTCCCAGGAGAAATCATCGGGATCGTGCGCCGTGCGCGTCCTGTTCATAGGCAACAGTTACACCTATTTCAATAACGTGCCCGAAATCCTGACGAGGATGGCAGAATCCGGCCGGCAACAAACTGTGGAAACCCGGATGGTGGCTCCTGGTGGATGGCGGCTGAAAGACCATTGGGAAAAGGGAGAAGCCCTCAAGGCACTCCACGAAAGTAAATGGGACTACGTGGTATTGCAGGAACAAAGTACGCTCGGCGTCAATTACTTCGTGGAAGGGAGACCGCGGATTGCCGGCGATGAAATCTTCAGGCCCTATGCGAAAAAATGGGCAGCGGAGGTCCGCAAGACGGGTGCGATCCCGCTTTTCTATCTTACCTGGGCACGGAAGGCAACCCCTGAAGATCAAGGTGCGCTGAACTATGCCTATATGCGTGCGGCCCGGGAGAACAGGGCCCAAGTGGCTCCCGTGGGGATCGCCTGGGCAAGTGTGCGGCGCCGGCAGCCTTCGCTGGAACTCTTTTATGTGGATGGGTCGCATCCCTCGCCGGCCGGGAGTTACCTGGCCGGGTGCGTATTGTACTCAGCAATCTTTCGCCGAAGCCCAGCCGGATTACCGGGGAAAATCAGTGGTGTTCCGGTAAACCTCCAAACCGCACTGGCAGAGCCTCAGAAGATCGCCGTTTTGGCTGATTTGCCGCCCGAACAGGCGCAGTTGCTCCAGGCCGCCGCCTGGGAGGTATGGCAACAGGTCGAAAAGAATGGGGGCTATTTCGACGTTTCGCCAGCACCGGTTCCCGGTATCGCACCTGTTCCCAGGGATGTCCCGCTGGCGATAACCAGTCTCGAGGGCATGTGGGCGGGCAACCTGCTGCTGTATCCGCCTCCGTTGTCACCTGCGGAAATGACGCTTCAGTTTCATCTTGAGGGCAAGACTTGGAAAGGACGCCTCGATCTAAAATTTCACTCCAAGGACCAGAGGGACACGCCACTCGGGTTGGCCGATCTCCGGATAACGAAGACCGGCATTTCTTTCAGCTGCACCAACGCTCCCCAGAACCTGAAAATCCGGTTTATGGGTGTAAGCGGCGAACCGGGCGAGTTGCGGGGAACCGCGGAAGCATCCCCGGACAACCCGAATTCTGCAGTTCGCCTGGTGGGCAGCTGGCTGCTGCATAAGGAGAGTGGGCCGCGAAATCGATCGGGCATTTTTCCGCAACGCCCCGCAATTGTGCCGTGTGCAGACCGTTTGTGGTCGTGGATTTGGAGCTTGACCGGGGTCGACTTTTTCGAGAGGATGAGGACTCCTCCAGGTCAATATGCCCGCGTTTGA
- a CDS encoding rubrerythrin codes for MRSFDSLSEREILALAISLEEEDERVYADFAEGLRQDFPASAAVFDGMRAEESGHRQRLLELFRNKFGEHIPLIRRQDIRGFIRRKPVWLVRPLGLDAVRNQAIAIEVETRRFYERAAAQARDVHIRELLDDLSEEERSHEARAGELERKKLPADVKGREDEANRRLFVLQIVQPGLAGLMDGSVSTLAPVFAAAFATRSSWDAFAVGLAASLGAGISMGFAEALSDDGSLTGRGHPWVRGVICGLMTALGGIGHTLPFLIEKFLIALVIAALVVVVELGVISWIRHRYMETPAISAALQVGLGGVLVFITGVLIGSA; via the coding sequence ATGCGCAGCTTCGACAGTCTATCCGAACGTGAGATTCTGGCACTCGCCATTTCCCTGGAGGAAGAGGATGAGCGGGTCTACGCCGATTTCGCCGAAGGGTTGCGGCAGGATTTCCCGGCTTCGGCTGCGGTCTTTGACGGCATGCGGGCCGAGGAATCGGGCCACCGCCAACGATTGCTCGAGCTGTTCCGAAACAAGTTCGGCGAGCACATTCCCCTTATCCGGCGTCAGGACATCAGAGGATTTATCCGCCGCAAACCGGTGTGGCTGGTGCGGCCGCTTGGACTGGATGCCGTTCGCAACCAGGCAATTGCAATTGAAGTAGAGACGCGCCGCTTTTACGAGCGCGCCGCGGCGCAGGCTCGAGATGTTCACATACGGGAACTCCTCGACGATTTATCCGAGGAAGAAAGGTCGCACGAAGCGCGCGCCGGAGAGCTCGAAAGAAAAAAGCTCCCTGCCGATGTGAAAGGGCGGGAGGACGAAGCCAATCGGCGCCTCTTCGTTCTCCAGATCGTTCAGCCGGGATTGGCAGGTCTGATGGATGGGTCGGTTTCCACGCTGGCGCCTGTTTTCGCTGCCGCCTTCGCCACGCGCAGCAGCTGGGATGCCTTTGCTGTCGGCCTGGCAGCCTCGCTCGGCGCCGGCATCAGCATGGGTTTCGCTGAAGCGCTTTCTGATGACGGGAGCCTCACGGGGCGGGGGCATCCCTGGGTGCGTGGTGTCATCTGCGGGCTGATGACGGCGCTCGGCGGCATTGGCCACACGCTGCCGTTCCTGATTGAGAAATTCCTGATCGCGCTGGTGATTGCTGCTTTGGTGGTGGTAGTCGAACTCGGGGTGATCTCCTGGATCCGGCACCGCTACATGGAGACGCCCGCCATCTCCGCTGCCCTGCAGGTCGGACTGGGCGGTGTCCTCGTCTTCATTACAGGTGTGCTCATCGGGAGCGCCTAA
- a CDS encoding alkaline phosphatase family protein, with protein sequence MIARAGLTIGLAVWLSMAGAPNPGPSSPAIPINHFIYIIQENRTFDNYFGTFPGANGIPPETKLPYRPGGPPEVAPFHLHTFTIPQDLSHSWQAAKTAYDNGKMDGFLWAEWPRALQYYWKGEVPQPDPELVHPKPVGAQAARGRGRQGLAARGGQFGGKSASTPPPGPPPDWVLNTLSYYDYHEIPNYWEYARRFTLCDNFFSSLMGPSEPNHLYTVAAQSGGLVNNPPPGIAREDGVYTFPTMAELLQASNVSWKYYDEKPNPKAHSLWNPLPGFRSFQENPKLMEHLVSLSTLFEDLQSNHLPEVAWIVPTAPDSEHPPADVQRGMWHVTELVNAVMRSRYWNDTVIIVTWDDYGGFYDHVPPPEVDKYGFGPRVPAIVISPYAKSGFICHTHFDFTSPLKLIETRFGLKPLTERDRRSNDMLDCFDIKRRRLPPAVITRDSKLNFSDLEAKMKNAKH encoded by the coding sequence ATGATTGCCCGTGCAGGCCTCACGATCGGGCTGGCCGTGTGGTTGTCGATGGCTGGGGCTCCGAACCCGGGGCCGTCCTCCCCGGCCATTCCGATCAACCACTTCATCTACATCATTCAAGAGAACCGCACCTTCGACAATTACTTTGGCACTTTCCCCGGCGCCAATGGCATTCCCCCGGAAACCAAACTGCCCTATCGTCCCGGGGGGCCGCCGGAGGTTGCCCCATTTCATCTTCATACCTTCACGATCCCGCAAGACCTGTCGCACAGCTGGCAAGCGGCCAAGACCGCCTACGACAACGGGAAAATGGATGGATTCCTCTGGGCGGAGTGGCCGCGGGCATTGCAGTACTACTGGAAGGGAGAAGTCCCCCAGCCGGATCCCGAACTGGTTCACCCCAAGCCGGTCGGCGCTCAAGCGGCAAGAGGGCGGGGACGCCAGGGTCTGGCAGCACGGGGCGGACAGTTTGGCGGAAAGTCGGCATCAACGCCCCCCCCAGGCCCGCCTCCGGATTGGGTGCTCAATACCCTTTCCTATTATGATTATCACGAGATTCCCAACTATTGGGAATACGCGCGTCGATTCACGCTCTGTGACAATTTCTTCTCATCTTTGATGGGTCCCAGCGAGCCCAATCACCTGTACACGGTAGCGGCTCAATCCGGCGGCCTGGTGAACAATCCGCCTCCGGGGATCGCAAGGGAAGATGGAGTCTATACCTTTCCAACGATGGCGGAGTTGCTGCAGGCCTCGAATGTGTCCTGGAAATATTACGATGAGAAGCCGAACCCGAAAGCACATAGCTTGTGGAACCCGCTGCCGGGATTCAGATCGTTTCAAGAAAACCCCAAGCTGATGGAACACCTGGTATCGCTCTCCACATTATTTGAGGATCTGCAGTCCAATCACCTTCCCGAAGTGGCTTGGATTGTTCCTACAGCTCCGGACAGCGAGCATCCTCCGGCGGATGTGCAACGCGGCATGTGGCATGTGACGGAGTTGGTCAATGCCGTGATGCGGAGCAGGTATTGGAACGACACCGTGATCATTGTGACATGGGATGATTACGGCGGCTTCTACGATCATGTGCCTCCTCCGGAGGTCGACAAGTACGGCTTTGGTCCACGGGTGCCCGCGATCGTCATTTCCCCTTATGCGAAATCCGGATTTATCTGCCACACGCATTTTGACTTTACGTCGCCTCTGAAGCTGATCGAGACCCGCTTCGGCCTCAAGCCGCTGACCGAGCGGGATCGCAGGTCCAACGACATGCTCGATTGTTTTGATATCAAGCGGAGACGGCTGCCGCCGGCGGTCATCACGCGGGACTCAAAGCTCAATTTCAGTGATCTCGAGGCCAAAATGAAAAATGCCAAACACTAA
- a CDS encoding DNA polymerase II codes for MHRGFILQSTYRIEAAKPVVLIYGKLESGGSFLIRETRQIPSFHIRRADAEKARTLGVVTREEVSPRSTLRGEPVIRVEVRVPRDVPPLREKLAARGIECFEADVPFASRYLTDRGIRGSLEIRGTCQPSDRIGAVFENPDVLPVDWTPQLSILSLDIETDPHAARLLSIALAGCGVSEVLLFSPAGYSSPAGAVSFASEKDLLQGFVRRILELDPDMLTGWNVVDFDLAVLSKISERLGVPLSIGRGPEPLRLRKSNFARAPNQAIVSGRIVLDGIELLRGAFVHLDSYSLESASREILGKGKVYSGPDRPAEILRMFKEDRARLVEYNLHDAQLVLAILDKLNLVALAVERSRLTGMPPDRVAASIASFDFLYLSKLSRRRIVAPTVDASRYSGPPTSGGHVLDPLPGLYRNVLVFDFRSLYPSIIRTFQIDPLGYLPSPQSGDNPIIAPNGAAFRRESGILPEILDDLIPRRKLAEANGDKIASHAIKILMNSFYGVLGTPACRFASPEFANAITGFGRDLLLWSKASIEGQGYKVLYGDTDSLFVLSGVESAEEARGLGQRLADRLNQDLSAHIRRMWQVESRLELRFEKLYLRFFLPPVRHGTAGARKRYAGLIEEGGRSEVVFTGMEAVRRDWTDLAKRVQREIYLRLFSDLPVEDYLRETVKDLRAGRLDHMLVYRKAVRKDLDSYVASTPPHVAAARKATAKPGAVVAYVITTSGPEPVTERRSAIDYEHYVQKQVRAVVEPILALLDLDFKRVSGGETQLELF; via the coding sequence ATGCACCGCGGATTCATACTCCAGAGTACCTATCGCATCGAGGCGGCAAAGCCCGTCGTGTTGATCTACGGCAAGTTGGAGTCAGGCGGGTCCTTTCTGATCCGGGAAACGCGACAGATCCCCTCGTTCCATATCCGCCGCGCCGATGCGGAGAAAGCTCGCACGCTGGGAGTGGTCACCCGCGAGGAGGTCTCTCCGCGCTCAACTCTGCGCGGAGAACCGGTAATCCGGGTCGAGGTTCGAGTTCCCCGGGATGTTCCTCCCCTGCGCGAGAAGCTTGCGGCACGAGGCATCGAGTGCTTCGAAGCGGACGTCCCCTTCGCCTCACGCTATCTGACAGATCGGGGCATACGGGGCTCCCTCGAGATCCGCGGAACCTGTCAGCCGAGCGACCGTATCGGCGCAGTGTTCGAAAATCCGGACGTGCTGCCCGTCGACTGGACGCCCCAGCTGTCCATTCTGTCGCTCGATATCGAAACGGATCCGCATGCCGCCCGGCTCCTGTCAATCGCCTTGGCCGGCTGCGGAGTCTCCGAGGTATTGTTGTTCAGCCCGGCCGGTTATTCGTCTCCTGCCGGCGCCGTTTCCTTCGCCAGTGAAAAGGATCTTCTGCAGGGCTTCGTTCGTCGCATACTCGAGTTGGATCCGGACATGCTCACCGGCTGGAATGTCGTCGACTTCGACCTGGCCGTGCTGTCGAAAATATCGGAGCGGCTCGGCGTTCCTCTGAGCATTGGGCGCGGTCCGGAACCACTGCGCCTCCGCAAGTCCAATTTCGCCCGCGCGCCGAATCAGGCGATAGTTTCGGGCAGGATCGTACTCGACGGCATTGAGCTCCTGCGCGGCGCTTTCGTGCACCTCGACAGCTATTCCCTCGAATCCGCGTCCAGGGAAATCCTGGGGAAAGGGAAAGTCTATTCGGGCCCCGACCGCCCCGCCGAGATCCTCAGAATGTTCAAGGAAGACCGGGCTCGTCTGGTGGAATATAACCTTCATGACGCGCAACTGGTGCTGGCGATCCTCGACAAATTGAATCTCGTAGCCCTGGCGGTTGAGCGCAGCCGCCTCACCGGGATGCCTCCGGATCGGGTGGCGGCAAGCATCGCTTCCTTCGATTTCCTTTATCTGTCCAAACTATCACGCCGACGCATCGTGGCGCCGACCGTGGATGCGTCCCGATACTCGGGACCGCCGACCAGCGGAGGGCACGTTCTCGACCCCCTGCCCGGCCTCTATCGGAATGTTCTGGTATTTGACTTCAGGAGCCTGTATCCCAGCATCATCCGCACCTTTCAGATCGATCCGCTCGGCTATCTCCCTTCGCCCCAGTCCGGAGACAACCCCATCATCGCTCCGAACGGTGCCGCCTTCCGCCGCGAGTCCGGCATCCTTCCAGAAATCCTCGATGACCTGATTCCTCGCCGCAAGCTGGCTGAGGCCAATGGAGACAAGATCGCCAGCCATGCCATCAAGATCCTGATGAACTCGTTCTACGGGGTCCTGGGAACCCCGGCGTGCCGGTTTGCCTCCCCCGAGTTTGCCAATGCGATCACGGGATTCGGGCGGGATCTCTTGCTGTGGTCCAAGGCCAGCATCGAGGGCCAAGGATATAAAGTGCTCTACGGCGACACCGACAGTCTCTTTGTCCTCTCCGGTGTGGAGAGCGCCGAGGAAGCCCGCGGCCTGGGACAACGCCTGGCGGATCGGCTGAATCAAGATTTGTCTGCCCATATAAGGCGCATGTGGCAGGTCGAGAGCAGGCTGGAGCTGCGCTTCGAGAAACTCTATCTGCGCTTTTTCCTCCCTCCCGTCAGGCACGGCACCGCAGGCGCCCGCAAGCGATATGCCGGGCTCATAGAGGAAGGTGGCCGCTCAGAGGTGGTTTTCACAGGAATGGAGGCTGTGCGGCGGGATTGGACCGATCTGGCCAAACGAGTTCAGCGCGAAATCTACCTGCGCCTGTTCAGCGATCTGCCCGTGGAGGATTATTTGCGCGAGACCGTGAAAGACCTGCGCGCCGGGCGCCTGGATCACATGCTGGTTTACCGCAAAGCTGTGCGAAAAGATCTTGATTCCTATGTGGCATCAACACCGCCCCATGTGGCTGCGGCGCGAAAGGCGACCGCCAAGCCTGGCGCTGTGGTCGCCTATGTCATCACCACGAGCGGTCCCGAACCCGTTACGGAACGGAGATCAGCCATCGATTATGAGCACTATGTTCAAAAGCAGGTTCGCGCAGTTGTCGAGCCGATCCTTGCGCTGCTCGATCTGGACTTCAAGCGCGTCAGCGGCGGTGAAACTCAGCTTGAACTCTTCTGA